In a genomic window of Halobiforma lacisalsi AJ5:
- a CDS encoding nucleotidyltransferase domain-containing protein, whose translation MQGARVLFDFPFPEERIFRYQAMQDILHHLANNPFEGFTQQELASITGADVSSISRSVKLLEKSGVIEVSEQHPAQITIDIDHLQRPEPVFMIPQSEFCKPVQAYLNELEIRIQESEELDELVGVILFGSVARGTADRRSDIDLLVIVDGDLTYGRRICTSVARDIEEESFDGHRYEFEVLVETPDTAVSHGGELKEIFDEGLVLDRSDQLQELRQNIYASSGGDV comes from the coding sequence ATGCAAGGTGCGAGGGTGCTTTTTGACTTCCCATTTCCGGAAGAACGAATCTTCCGATACCAAGCGATGCAGGATATCCTTCATCATCTCGCCAACAATCCCTTCGAAGGGTTTACACAGCAAGAACTCGCGTCGATTACGGGCGCGGACGTATCGTCGATTTCGCGTTCGGTCAAACTCCTCGAGAAGTCGGGCGTCATCGAGGTGAGCGAGCAGCACCCCGCCCAAATCACGATCGACATAGATCATCTTCAGCGACCGGAACCGGTATTCATGATCCCACAGTCCGAATTCTGCAAGCCAGTCCAAGCCTATCTCAATGAACTCGAGATACGCATCCAAGAGAGCGAGGAACTTGACGAACTCGTTGGAGTCATTCTCTTTGGGAGCGTAGCACGCGGAACAGCAGACCGTCGCAGTGACATTGACCTCCTCGTCATCGTTGACGGAGATCTGACCTATGGACGGCGTATTTGTACGTCTGTCGCGCGTGATATAGAGGAGGAATCGTTCGACGGTCACCGATACGAGTTTGAGGTTCTTGTCGAAACGCCGGATACCGCTGTTTCCCACGGCGGAGAGCTGAAAGAGATATTCGACGAAGGGCTAGTACTCGACCGTTCTGACCAACTACAGGAGTTACGCCAGAACATATACGCCTCGTCTGGAGGGGATGTGTAG
- a CDS encoding antitoxin VapB family protein, with protein MADDITTIQVTEETWRQLNVRKNPGETFDDVIQRLLEEADG; from the coding sequence ATGGCCGACGATATCACGACCATCCAGGTCACCGAGGAGACGTGGCGACAGCTGAACGTGCGCAAGAACCCCGGCGAGACGTTCGACGACGTGATCCAGCGCCTGCTCGAGGAGGCCGACGGCTGA
- a CDS encoding winged helix-turn-helix domain-containing protein, whose translation MRQPDSWMQLPTDERILEALHSSGMVLSPAVISKNIDRSREEVTRRLSVLVEYGLVTRVERGYYEISKFGEQYLEGNLNASELDPDDDLEQ comes from the coding sequence ATGCGTCAACCCGATAGTTGGATGCAGTTGCCAACAGATGAAAGAATACTCGAGGCACTGCATTCATCGGGTATGGTCCTCTCTCCGGCTGTGATTAGCAAGAATATCGATCGGAGCAGAGAAGAGGTGACTAGACGTCTTTCTGTTCTTGTCGAGTACGGGCTTGTCACACGAGTCGAACGCGGGTATTACGAAATTTCTAAATTTGGTGAACAGTATCTCGAAGGGAACCTCAATGCTAGTGAGTTGGATCCCGACGACGATTTAGAGCAGTAA
- a CDS encoding flippase: MRTNVLRGFISILGAKVTVLLIGLLTTPILVRLLGSAQYGDYAFLLSVLGVTMVLANAGIFDGMRKYIAEERDHPNWTEYVFGFYLRIAFGLAIFVSIIYAVFSWAGFSKQLFSPEFTVYFYLLSSLIIIRQTYSLARGGLMGLGFENQSEPLNILRKVIFALIGLSLTYFGHGVVGILTGHVIASLTVSFLAFRILSNRINLRKIFDKTPPDFPKQELLSFNGLSVILILLTSSLYHIDILLLRPLAGSEATGYYRAALTIAEFLWFVPNALQMVLLHSTSELWAKGRTDRITMMVSQITRHNLSLVILLAIGLAVLADDFVPFYFGSEFEPVVLPLLLLLPGVIGFSLARPIFAVGQGKGELPILIVATGTAALVNLCLNILLIPRYEMVGAAIATSIGYGSMMILHIYAARQIGYNPIADLRFWRITTVAMIAGVVIFGVSSVIDSSLLSLLIVPPIGFMVYATLMIKFEIIHKSEVNKIIQQLPNSIEKYITTLVEIAR, translated from the coding sequence ATGCGAACGAATGTGCTCCGAGGATTCATCTCAATCCTTGGAGCAAAAGTCACTGTACTCCTCATTGGGTTACTAACAACACCCATTCTCGTCCGCTTACTTGGTAGCGCCCAATACGGCGATTACGCGTTCCTCCTTTCCGTTTTAGGAGTCACCATGGTTCTCGCTAATGCGGGAATTTTCGATGGAATGCGAAAGTACATTGCAGAGGAAAGAGATCACCCGAATTGGACCGAATATGTCTTTGGATTTTATCTCCGTATTGCGTTTGGACTAGCAATATTTGTGTCCATCATCTATGCTGTTTTCTCATGGGCAGGTTTCTCCAAACAATTGTTCAGTCCAGAATTTACCGTCTATTTTTATCTTCTCAGTAGTTTAATCATAATCCGTCAAACGTACTCGCTTGCTCGTGGAGGACTAATGGGACTTGGATTCGAAAACCAAAGTGAACCGCTTAATATACTGAGAAAAGTAATCTTTGCTCTTATAGGACTCTCACTTACTTATTTTGGACATGGAGTTGTCGGTATTCTCACAGGTCATGTCATTGCTAGTCTCACTGTTTCATTTCTAGCATTTAGAATATTATCCAATCGAATCAACCTTAGGAAAATTTTCGATAAAACCCCTCCTGACTTTCCAAAACAAGAATTACTCTCATTTAATGGTCTCAGTGTCATTCTGATATTACTCACTTCTTCGCTATACCATATTGATATTCTCCTGTTAAGGCCACTAGCCGGTAGCGAAGCTACCGGGTATTACCGTGCTGCGCTCACCATTGCCGAGTTCCTATGGTTTGTTCCTAACGCACTGCAGATGGTTCTCTTACATTCTACATCAGAACTTTGGGCAAAAGGGCGGACAGATCGAATTACAATGATGGTTTCCCAAATAACTCGGCATAATCTCTCACTTGTTATCTTACTCGCGATTGGCCTCGCAGTACTTGCTGACGATTTTGTTCCCTTTTATTTTGGATCCGAATTTGAACCAGTCGTCCTTCCGCTCCTTCTCCTGCTTCCAGGTGTCATTGGATTTTCACTTGCTCGCCCGATATTCGCAGTAGGTCAAGGGAAAGGAGAACTTCCGATCTTAATTGTAGCAACTGGAACTGCCGCGTTAGTGAATCTTTGTCTAAATATCTTACTTATTCCTCGATATGAAATGGTAGGTGCTGCAATCGCAACAAGTATTGGCTATGGTTCTATGATGATCCTCCATATATATGCAGCACGACAAATAGGCTATAATCCGATAGCTGATCTTCGATTTTGGAGGATTACAACTGTTGCCATGATCGCCGGCGTAGTTATTTTCGGTGTTTCCTCAGTAATTGACTCATCTCTTCTTTCTCTATTAATTGTTCCCCCCATTGGATTTATGGTCTACGCAACCTTGATGATCAAATTCGAAATAATTCACAAAAGCGAAGTTAATAAAATTATCCAACAGCTTCCAAACTCAATTGAGAAGTATATAACTACATTGGTTGAAATTGCCCGATAG
- a CDS encoding RNA-guided endonuclease InsQ/TnpB family protein, translating into MLETTRTYVARITNHSQVRDDLDQCGFSASKLWNVGRYYIQQRWDEGGEVPDEAELKSELKDHERYSDLHSQSSQRVLEELAEAFTGWYNSDDGNNPPGYRKRGDQHPRSTVTWKQKGIKHDDKHNRVRLSKGWNLKDGRSDFILAEYETRPDVEVENIQQVRAVWNGDEWELHLVCKKEIPVEDAPGEKTAGIDLGINNYLAIDYEDGASELYPGNGLKQDKHYFTREEYQTEGENGPSKRARKARRKLSRRKDHFLHTLSKHIVQRCTDEGVEKIAVGDLSDIREDENGDSRNWGQSGNKKLHGWEFDRFVRLLEYKAEEHGILVDRVDEENTSKTCSCCGQIRDSNRVERGLYVCDSCETTMNADVNGAVNIRRKITQSPPTGDMSNGWLAQPGVFLFDRESGRFTPREQEVCKP; encoded by the coding sequence ATGCTGGAGACAACCCGCACTTACGTCGCACGCATCACGAACCACAGTCAGGTTCGTGACGACCTTGACCAATGCGGGTTCTCCGCATCCAAACTGTGGAACGTCGGACGCTACTACATCCAACAACGGTGGGATGAAGGCGGTGAGGTTCCCGACGAAGCCGAACTGAAATCGGAGTTGAAAGACCATGAACGCTATAGTGACCTGCATTCTCAGTCAAGTCAGCGAGTTCTCGAAGAGCTTGCTGAGGCGTTCACCGGCTGGTATAACTCCGACGACGGCAATAACCCACCGGGTTACCGGAAACGTGGCGACCAACACCCGCGCTCCACCGTGACGTGGAAGCAGAAAGGCATCAAGCACGACGACAAGCACAACCGTGTTCGCCTCTCGAAAGGTTGGAATCTGAAAGACGGACGGTCTGACTTCATCCTCGCAGAGTACGAAACCCGTCCCGACGTAGAAGTCGAGAACATCCAGCAGGTGCGTGCTGTCTGGAACGGCGACGAGTGGGAACTCCACCTCGTCTGCAAGAAAGAGATTCCCGTCGAGGACGCACCCGGCGAAAAGACAGCGGGTATTGACCTCGGTATCAACAACTACCTCGCCATCGACTACGAAGACGGGGCGAGTGAACTGTATCCGGGGAACGGACTGAAACAGGACAAGCACTACTTCACCCGCGAGGAGTACCAGACCGAAGGCGAGAACGGGCCATCGAAACGCGCGCGGAAAGCCCGACGGAAACTCTCCCGGCGTAAAGACCACTTCCTCCACACCCTCTCGAAACACATCGTTCAACGGTGCACAGACGAAGGTGTGGAGAAGATAGCGGTTGGCGACCTCAGCGACATCCGCGAAGACGAGAACGGCGACTCGCGGAACTGGGGCCAGTCGGGGAACAAGAAACTCCACGGATGGGAATTCGACCGATTCGTTCGTCTGCTTGAATACAAGGCCGAGGAACATGGAATCCTCGTTGACCGTGTAGACGAGGAGAACACCTCGAAGACGTGTTCGTGTTGTGGGCAGATTCGGGACAGCAACCGTGTGGAGCGCGGTCTGTACGTCTGTGACTCATGTGAGACGACGATGAACGCAGACGTGAATGGCGCGGTGAACATCCGCAGAAAGATAACTCAGAGTCCCCCAACGGGGGATATGAGTAACGGCTGGTTGGCACAGCCCGGAGTCTTCCTGTTCGACCGCGAGAGCGGACGGTTCACACCGAGAGAACAGGAAGTCTGCAAACCGTAA
- a CDS encoding PadR family transcriptional regulator, with product MTPDPSWLPYLRYGSMFENDSRGLECPDQTDASPIITNQAPTSTNTAWTALSGLQRDLLATVASLEKTTHCPDQPTIKTSLENQYDELLNNHIQQSLNDLHADDVIESKNQTYYLTQQGRHLLEAYTQYLVTTCYTDQLVLHLERPIIPGDLEQLYTRLEEVIRR from the coding sequence GTGACACCGGATCCATCGTGGCTCCCGTACCTACGCTACGGAAGCATGTTCGAAAACGATTCACGGGGCCTTGAATGCCCCGACCAGACAGATGCATCGCCCATAATCACCAACCAGGCCCCAACATCAACCAATACAGCCTGGACAGCCCTCTCTGGACTACAACGCGATCTCCTCGCAACGGTCGCATCACTCGAGAAGACGACCCACTGCCCAGACCAACCGACTATCAAGACAAGCCTCGAGAATCAATACGACGAACTTCTCAATAACCATATCCAGCAGTCTCTCAACGATCTCCATGCGGACGACGTAATCGAATCCAAAAATCAGACGTACTACCTAACCCAGCAGGGACGGCACCTCCTTGAGGCGTATACACAGTATCTCGTCACCACCTGCTACACCGACCAGCTCGTCCTCCATCTCGAGCGCCCAATCATCCCAGGCGATCTCGAACAACTCTATACCAGACTCGAGGAGGTGATCCGCCGATGA